The Spinacia oleracea cultivar Varoflay unplaced genomic scaffold, BTI_SOV_V1 SOVchr0_112, whole genome shotgun sequence genome window below encodes:
- the LOC130465250 gene encoding vicilin-like seed storage protein At2g18540 produces the protein MDVRDEIDMNKLQNPPKSKKTGRSSEEQKIGNAKQLDMKETGKYEIEKEIEAEKQIDTFQEQPQRLILKFKRRPTKSQPEVQKVLSEGDGKACTTSETEVQKPLSEGDKKSSSKSQPEVQKTSRGNNLLKQLLAKSIKQNNKKKAAQMVAAAAAAAMASKEADKRIDTAAVAAQIEAEKMAPAADAEDKRVAQEKASAAEKEAKRVVEEKASAADAEAKKLDEEKASAADAQREAELKEAENKRIEANKKKEEEDKAEAMKKDLEERKKEYEEKMSQLMAKNNKELIEEAERKEAERKKREDERKKKEDDDATKAIAMVVENVNASESEAQTIGGKGTKRGKKTTATKKNTILSITMDEELQKKLHNISDSYNPRRSTRSMVKVQQNVGAEVVSKEEFEGKDVSGVTSKVTNTPKKRKAAEKEDEDEPLDELKKKHLLREEFFLLGVH, from the exons atggaTGTTCGTGACGAAATTGAcatgaacaagcttcaaaatccACCGAAAAGCAAAAA GACTGGAAGATCTAGTGAAGAGCAAAAAATCGGGAATGCAAAGCAACTAGACATGAAGGA AACTGGAAAATACGAAATTGAGAAGGAAATTGAAGCTGAAAAGCAAATAGACACATTCCA AGAACAACCACAAAGGTTAATACTCAAATTTAAGCGAAGACCAACTAAATCCCAGCCAGAGGTTCAGAAAGTATTAAG TGAAGGAGATGGGAAGGCATGTACAACTTCTGAGACAGAAGTTCAAAAACCATTGAG TGAAGGAGATAAGAAATCTTCGTCAAAATCACAGCCTGAAGTTCAAAAAACATCAAG GGGCAACAACTTACTGAAACAACTTTTAGCAAAGAGCATAAAGcagaacaacaaaaaaaaggcTGCACAAATGGTAGCtgcagctgctgctgctgcaaTGGCCAGCAAAGAAGCTGACAAAAGGATAGATACAGCTGCCGTTGCAGCACAAATAGAAGCTGAGAAAATGGCACCTGCAGCTGATGCAGAAGACAAAAGAGTCGCTCAGGAAAAGGCGTCTGCAGCTGAGAAAGAAGCCAAAAGAGTGGTTGAGGAAAAGGCATCTGCAGCTGATGCAGAAGCGAAAAAACTGGATGAGGAGAAGGCATCTGCAGCTGATGCCCAAAGAGAAGCTGAGCTGAAAGAAGCTGAAAACAAGAGGATCGAGGCTAataagaagaaggaagaagaagataaaGCTGAAGCAATGAAGAAGGATTTAgaggaaagaaagaaagaatatGAAGAAAAAATGAGCCAGCTTATGGCTAAAAACAACAAAGAGTTGATAGAGGAAGCGGAAAGGAAAGAAGCtgagagaaagaaaagagaagatgagagaaagaaaaaagaagacgaTGATGCCACAAAAGCAATTGCCATGGTGGTTGAAAATGTAAATGCTTCAGAGAGTGAAGCTCAAACCATTGGTGGTAAAGGCACAAAAAGAGGAAAGAAGACAACAGCTACCAAGAAGAACACCATTCTAAGTATTACTATGGATGAAGAACTACAAAAGAAGTTGCACAACATATCAGATTCATACAATCCGAGAAGAAGTACAAGATCAATGGTGAAAGTGCAACAAAATGTTGGTGCTGAAGTAGTTAGCAAAGAAGAATTTGAAGGCAAAG ATGTTTCTGGAGTTACTTCCAAAGTAACAAATACTCcaaagaaaaggaaagcggCTGAGAAAGAAGATGAGGATGAGCCTTTGGAT gAGTTGAAAAAAAAGCACCTGTTAAGGGAAGAATTCTTCCTCTTAGGAGTGCATTGA
- the LOC130465246 gene encoding uncharacterized protein produces MLNLKQRREEEKKENEIAKAKKMVQAESEVSEPASEKPKTTVEEIVVQEEKIVSSDEATVEPELHVSEMMPVTNVIEEEPAPEVRNEEVSAPQVIEKKVTPDGVEEQPAKNKKNESAEPQVLENTVAQQMVEEPAEPHTPTQSQVQQPVEAELSVGAEQSSLPSPKTPLNEVSISTLISSTKTDLKLDEIFEDKGEKEDEGEGNEKGDKGKRPQRIHKLPAAFSSPYLVKYRDLFKNLDTMHQSLADYVLSGQDNIEVLYFDGYNYVNREDMKTLVDEAEVVDCVIDSWSKYLNAKGHKDKLFLSTVPYVSIIIDVI; encoded by the exons ATGCTGAATCTAAAACAAAGAAGGGaggaagagaaaaaagaaaatgaaattgcAAAAGCTAAGAAAATGGTGCAAGCAGAATCAGAAGTGAGTGAACCAGCTTCAGAAAAACCAAAAACAACAGTGGAGGAGATTGTTGTACAAGAAGAGAAGATTGTGAGCTCGGATGAAGCTACAGTGGAGCCTGAGTTGCATGTATCAGAAATGATGCCTGTAACTAATGTAATTGAAGAGGAGCCTGCACCAGAAGTGAGAAATGAAGAGGTTTCTGCACCACAAGTGATTGAGAAGAAGGTTACACCAGATGGGGTCGAGGAGCAGCCtgcaaaaaataagaaaaatgaaagtgCTGAACCACAAGTGCTTGAGAACACGGTTGCACAACAAATGGTTGAGGAGCCAGCAGAACCTCATACTCCTACACAGTCGCAGGTGCAACAACCAGTGGAAGCTGAACTATCTGTTGGTGCAGAACAATCTTCTCTTCCTTCACCAAAAACTCCATTGAATGAAGTCTCAATATCAACATTAATTTCAAGCACAAAAACAGATTTGAAATTGGACGAAATTTTTGAAGACAAAGGAGAAAAAGAAGATGAAGGAGAAGG AAATGAGAAAGGTGACAAAGGAAAAAGACCTCAAAGGATTCACAAACTACCGGCTGCCTTCTCTTCTCCATATTTGGTCAAGTATCGAGACTTGTTCAAAAATCTGGACACAATGCATCAAAGCCTAGCAGATTATGTCTTAAGTGGTCAGGACAAcat TGAGGTTCTTTATTTTGATGGATACAACTACGTCAATAGAGAGGACATGAAAACACTGGTTGATGAAGCGGAAGTGGTTGACTGTGTGATTGATTCATGGTCAAAGTATCTAAATGCAAAGGGCCATAAAGATAAACTCTTCCTTTCAACAGTTCCATATGTAAGTATAATAATTGATGTTAtttaa
- the LOC130465247 gene encoding protein FAR1-RELATED SEQUENCE 5-like, protein MGGNPPITIMTDQAPSIAAGIRNVFPDARHRLCTWHIGENSKKHIGQYRALDGFSDIFNYLLKYCETATEFEYHWPRMLTHYKCVENPWLKNLYTIREMWCPAYSKNYWSGGVLSSQRCETTNKSVSHRLDKTQGLCDFYHVFLDVISDWRSKENGHDYRNWKGRPEVAAANCGILLHARKIYTIEAYVLFEEQFLKGMACSQEEIRGNTAIEKSYYVWRPKKDLIKHEVRFNQETFGVDCTCQYFTEMGFLCSHALRVYHVDASFPKPPPKYFRRGAAVDKNVESSDKENNSTNETSNDSYVHGSTKTDACTKVKAPLATKAPSATKATSATKAPSVNKAPSATKAPSVNKAPLATKGTSATKAKKDQQRFEYNIKSAFDLGLSPTPMLTKVSSVTKAPSCTEAKVQRPIHASEIIQVVPTVHGSIQAEKITQVGSKVQGPQVSLVTKPPLGIKGSHQSANDQAYLKFKYDAFLALFDESMAAEEAIKSQ, encoded by the exons ATGGGTGGAAATCCCCCAATAACCATTATGACAGACCAAGCTCCATCCATTGCTGCTGGGATAAGGAATGTTTTTCCAGATGCTAGACATAGATTATGTACGTGGCATATTGGGGAGAATTCAAAGAAGCATATTGGGCAGTATAGAGCTTTAGATGGTTTTTCTGACATATTCAATTATCTTCTGAAGTATTGTGAAACTGCTACTGAGTTTGAATATCATTGGCCAag AATGTTGACTCACTATAAATGCGTTGAAAATCCATGGTTGAAGAATTTATATACAATTAGAGAGATGTGGTGTCCTGCTTATTCTAAGAATTATTGGTCTGGTGGTGTGTTATCATCACAGCGATGTGAAACTACCAACAAGTCAGTTTCCCATCGACTTGATAAGACACAAGGGTTATGTGATTTTTATCATGTTTTTTTGGATGTTATTTCTGATTGGAGGAGCAAAGAGAATGGTCATGACTACAGAAATTGGAAAGGTAGACCAGAAGTTGCAGCTGCAAATTGCGGAATTCTTCTTCATGCGAGAAAGATTTACACTATAGAAGCATATGTTTTGTTTGAAGAACAATTTCTTAAAGGGATGGCATGTTCTCAAGAAGAAATACGTGGAAACACAGCTATAGAGAAAAGTTATTATGTGTGGAGGCCTAAAAAAGACTTGATTAAACATGAAGTTCGGTTTAACCAAGAGACTTTTGGAGTGGATTGTACTTGTCAGTACTTTACTGAAATGGGTTTTTTATGTTCTCATGCGCTTCGTGTTTATCAT GTTGATGCTTCTTTTCCAAAGCCACCtccaaaatattttagaagAGGTGCAGCTGTTGATAAAAATGTAGAATCATCGGACAAG gaaaacaattcaacaaatgAAACATCAAATGATTCATATGTTCATGGAAGTACTAAAACCGATGCATGTACAAAAGTTAAAGCACCATTGGCTACTAAAGCACCATCGGCTACTAAAGCAACATCGGCTACTAAAGCACCATCGGTTAATAAAGCACCATCGGCTACTAAAGCACCATCGGTTAATAAAGCACCATTGGCTACTAAAGGAACATCAGCCACTAAAGCAAAAAAGGATCAGCAGAGATTTGAGTATAATATCAAGAGTGCATTTGACTTGGGACTTTCACCAACACCGATGCTTACTAAAGTTTCATCTGTTACTAAAGCTCCATCTTGTACTGAAGCTAAAGTTCAACGACCTATTCATGCTtcagaaattattcaagtaGTACCTACAGTTCACGGATCTATTCAGGCTGAAAAAATTACTCAAGTTGGATCTAAGGTTCAAGGACCTCAAGTTTCATTGGTTACTAAACCTCCGTTGGGTATTAAAGGATCTCATCAATCTGCTAATGATCAAGCTTATTTGAAATTTAAGTATGATGCTTTCTTAGCTCTTTTTGATGAATCAATGGCTGCTGAAGAAGCCATTAAAAGTCAATGA
- the LOC130465245 gene encoding uncharacterized protein, whose amino-acid sequence MDEFVGIIQAVGDNLSKLSDSLKKAQEFFPGNELVSKVEEFLSKMAKEPSLSQDEWSDDFIKALLEKEKELLDAIELEKNKAKKDKQRYEYDIKNAFDLGLSPSPIIDDDKLKREKAGTSTSTPNL is encoded by the coding sequence ATGGATGAGTTTGTCGGTATAATTCAAGCTGTTGGTGACAATTTGTCAAAGCTTTCTGATTCACTGAAGAAGGCGCAAGAATTCTTCCCAGGAAATGAGTTGGTATCTAAAGTGGAAGAGTTCTTGTCAAAAATGGCAAAAGAACCATCATTAAGCCAAGATGAGTGGTCTGATGACTTCATTAAGGCTCTgttggaaaaagaaaaagagttgTTGGATGCAATTGAGCtggagaaaaacaaagcaaaaaaggATAAGCAGAGATATGAGTATGATATCAAGAATGCATTCGACTTGGGACTTTCACCATCACCGATAATAGATGATGACAAGTTGAAACGTGAGAAAGCTGGTACATCCACCTCTACGCCAAATTTGTGA
- the LOC130465244 gene encoding uncharacterized protein, producing the protein MPKEKTVQVKERLVQFEKQRQKIASKRKAAKANLPAERKTKRKITDEEYEVKEENIEKALIVEREVSPLAMITKEVPAKKKPKKSIAVYKEKVAEEEEEKTGVRGGHGKFISFISMMNEQKKEAVWNIGLGALLDFQLPTSSQQFVTWLCNNFEENSQYLYLPKNEKILIEFEDVKKIYGLPSGEVDIVEAKSDKASEVFSAFMAR; encoded by the exons atGCCAAAAG AGAAAACAGTACAGGTGAAAGAGAGGTTGGTTCAGTTTGAAAAACAAAGACAAAAAATag CATCAAAAAgaaaagcagcaaaagcaaacCTACCTGctgaaagaaaaacaaaaaggaaaataacTGATGAAGAATATGAAGTGAAGGAAGAAAATATAGAAAAAG CTTTAATTGTGGAACGGGAGGTTTCCCCTTTGGCGATGATTACCAAAGAAGTTCCTGCAAAAAAGAAACCAAAGAAATCAATTGCTGTTTACAAGGAAAAAGTagcagaagaagaggaagaaaaaaCTGGAGTTAGAGGAGGACATGGAAAATTCATCAGTTTCATTTCCATGATGAATGAACAGAAGAAGGAGGCCGTTTGGAATATCGGTCTAGGAGCATTGCTAGATTTCCAGCTACCTACTTCATCCCAACAATTTGTTACATGGCTATGTAACAACTTTGAGGAAAACAGCCAATATCTTTATCTGCCGAAGAATGAGAAAATCCTGATAGAATTTGAGGACGTGAAAAAGATATATGGCCTTCCTAGCGGTGAAGTAGACATAGTTGAGGCAAAGTCTGACAAGGCTAGTGAAGTGTTTTCTGCATTCATGGCAAGGTAA
- the LOC130465248 gene encoding protein FAR1-RELATED SEQUENCE 5-like codes for MENSEALFESNSGILSTLMSELNKEVSVFVEGSESMLMMKEVKNEDEAYDLYNEYAFSKGFGIRVGKGRKRQNSEFYTMKRFLCSCEGVKDEKRKRTRSYARLDTRTGCTAFVQFSIGKDGVWTVVNHNMIHNHAMVPLNKRHLIRSQRKVSKEALYFMCTLKASGVKVSDTLRVLRKEVGGSPLVGFTASDAYNALSRAKANKLEGHDCHQLIKYFAQRNSSEEGFYYDFELSEEEGLLSFFWRDGRMKRDYDYFGDLLVFDTTYRTNKYDMICAPFVGMNHHSNNVMFGMGFVINEKTESFNWLF; via the exons ATGGAAAATTCTGAAGCTCTTTTCGAATCTAATTCTGGAATTTTAAGTACATTGATGTCAGAAC TGAATAAGGAAGTAAGTGTTTTTGTTGAAGGGTCAGAATCTATGTTAATGATGAAGGAAGTTAAAAATGAAGACGAAGCTTATGATTTGTATAATGAATATGCTTTTAGTAAAGGTTTTGGTATTAGGGTTGGGAAAGGTCGGAAGCGTCAAAACAGTGAATTTTATACTATGAAACGGTTCTTGTGTAGCTGTGAAGGGGTTAAAGATGAAAAAAGGAAGAGAACAAGGTCTTATGCTAGATTGGATACGCGTACTGGGTGTACTGCTTTTGTTCAGTTTTCTATTGGTAAAGATGGTGTATGGACGGTTGTGAATCATAATATGATTCATAATCATGCTATGgttcctctaaataagaggcaTTTGATAAGATCACAAAGGAAGGTTAGTAAGGAGGCTCTTTACTTTATGTGTACTTTAAAAGCTAGTGGTGTTAAAGTGTCTGATAccttgagggttttgaggaaagAAGTAGGCGGATCACCTCTGGTCGGTTTTACAGCTAGTGATGCTTATAATGCTTTATCACGTGCAAAAGCTAATAAACTTGAAGGTCATGACTGTCATCAGTTAATCAAGTATTTTGCTCAGAGAAATTCTAGTGAAGAAGGTTTTTATTATGACTTTGAGCTTAGTGAAGAAGAGGGACTTTTAAGTTTCTTTTGGCGTGATGGTCGGATGAAGAGAGATTATGATTATTTTGGGGATTTATTGGTTTTTGATACTACTTATAGGACCAATAAATATGATATGATTTGTGCTCCTTTTGTTGGTATGAACCATCATTCTAATAATGTTATGTTTGGAATGGGTTTTGTTATCAATGAAAAAACCGAATCTTTTAATTGGCTTTTTTAA